One region of Methanomassiliicoccus luminyensis B10 genomic DNA includes:
- a CDS encoding THUMP domain-containing protein: MDVILVRYAEVGLKSPSVRRYFETVLVDNMLSSLAHSGLEALVDSAQGRIYVTTDRIDEAVTVLRRVFGVASVSPALISGSEMAEMQEAAAKYSLGVLKEGQTFAVKARREGNHPYKSMDVGREVGSAIFLANEDRGVKVNLSHPDITFYVEVRGKKAYIFSEYIPGPGGLPMRSQGKVVAVVESERDALAAWMLMKRGCRVTVVTSNRDGPVRILEKWASKLKVTTDRSVEDVLRNSKASAVVFGYGLGNMDKIREVRFEQPAFYPLIGMSEEEIAERIKGIIDG, from the coding sequence GTGGACGTCATCCTGGTTCGCTACGCCGAGGTCGGGCTGAAGAGCCCCAGTGTACGGCGGTACTTCGAGACCGTTCTGGTCGACAACATGCTATCATCCCTGGCCCACAGCGGGCTGGAGGCCCTGGTGGACTCGGCCCAGGGGCGGATATATGTGACCACCGACCGGATCGACGAGGCCGTCACCGTCCTCAGGAGGGTCTTCGGCGTCGCTTCGGTGTCCCCGGCGCTCATCTCCGGGAGCGAGATGGCGGAGATGCAGGAGGCCGCGGCGAAATACTCCCTCGGCGTGCTGAAGGAGGGGCAGACCTTCGCCGTCAAGGCCCGAAGGGAAGGCAATCACCCCTACAAGAGCATGGACGTGGGTCGCGAGGTCGGCTCGGCCATCTTCCTGGCCAACGAGGACCGCGGGGTGAAGGTGAACCTGTCCCATCCCGACATCACCTTCTATGTGGAGGTCCGGGGGAAGAAGGCGTACATATTCAGCGAGTATATCCCCGGGCCCGGGGGCCTGCCCATGAGAAGCCAGGGCAAGGTGGTGGCGGTAGTGGAGAGCGAGAGGGACGCCCTGGCCGCATGGATGCTGATGAAGAGGGGATGCCGCGTGACCGTGGTCACCTCAAACAGGGACGGCCCGGTAAGGATACTGGAGAAGTGGGCCTCCAAGCTCAAGGTGACCACCGACCGCAGCGTGGAGGACGTGCTTCGGAACAGCAAGGCGTCCGCGGTGGTCTTCGGGTACGGCCTCGGGAACATGGATAAGATTAGGGAGGTCCGCTTCGAGCAGCCTGCCTTCTACCCGCTCATCGGAATGAGCGAGGAAGAGATCGCCGAGCGGATCAAGGGCATTATTGATGGATGA
- a CDS encoding DUF1634 domain-containing protein: MDEHAYRHTRLNRWTRLVLEAGMVLSVATLVLGLVLFALSPVEHQEVDMTLGEIASGIMEGNPIAVLDLGIIFLIATPLTRVVAALIVFISDREPRYVLVSLAVLALIGLAVLTG, encoded by the coding sequence ATGGACGAGCATGCGTACCGGCATACCCGGCTGAACAGGTGGACCCGCCTCGTCCTGGAAGCGGGGATGGTCCTGAGCGTGGCCACCCTGGTCCTCGGGCTCGTCCTTTTCGCCCTGTCCCCGGTGGAGCATCAGGAAGTAGATATGACCTTGGGGGAGATCGCCTCCGGCATCATGGAGGGCAACCCCATCGCCGTGCTGGACCTGGGGATCATATTCCTCATAGCGACGCCCCTGACCAGGGTGGTGGCCGCCCTCATCGTGTTCATCTCGGACCGGGAGCCCCGCTACGTCCTGGTATCGCTGGCGGTGCTCGCGCTCATCGGCCTGGCCGTCCTGACAGGATAG
- a CDS encoding 50S ribosomal protein L15e — MYHFIAEAWDRPSDSYVKQLQWERLIQWRKDENFMKIEHPTRLDRARKLGYKAKQGFIVVRGRVRKGSLRKRQIRKGRRAKRRGINKITAGKSLQRIAEERASKKYPNLEVLNSYWVGMDGLHEWYEIIMVDPHHPVIKADKTINWICEPQHKKRAFRGLTAAGKAGRGLKWKGKGAEKVRPSINAHKHQGK, encoded by the coding sequence ATGTACCATTTTATAGCCGAAGCCTGGGACAGGCCTTCTGACAGCTATGTAAAGCAGCTGCAGTGGGAGCGCCTCATTCAGTGGCGCAAGGACGAGAACTTCATGAAGATCGAGCACCCCACCAGGCTCGACAGGGCCCGCAAGCTCGGCTACAAGGCCAAGCAGGGCTTCATCGTCGTTCGCGGCAGGGTCCGCAAGGGCTCCCTGAGAAAGAGGCAGATCCGCAAGGGCAGGAGGGCCAAGCGCCGCGGCATCAACAAAATCACCGCCGGCAAGAGCCTGCAGAGGATCGCCGAGGAGCGCGCATCCAAGAAGTACCCCAACCTGGAGGTCCTTAACTCCTACTGGGTGGGCATGGACGGCCTGCACGAGTGGTACGAGATCATCATGGTAGACCCGCACCACCCCGTGATCAAGGCGGACAAGACCATCAACTGGATCTGCGAGCCCCAGCACAAGAAGAGGGCCTTCCGCGGCCTCACCGCCGCTGGCAAGGCCGGCCGCGGCCTGAAGTGGAAGGGCAAGGGCGCCGAGAAGGTCCGCCCCTCCATCAACGCCCACAAGCATCAGGGCAAGTAA
- a CDS encoding redox-regulated ATPase YchF produces MQIGIVGKPNVGKSTFFSAATMASAEIAAYPFTTIKANKGVAFVRGKCPHVDFDTQCVPRNAGCENGTRLVPVELLDVAGLVPDAWQGRGLGNQFLDDLRQASVLIHVVDASGATDLEGNSVPPGSHDPVEDVKFLEREIAFWIRGILDKGWEKAARQAHLTNQSMEPVIHDRLTGLGVTEAQISAALRDVHPPENPMNWDPEVMLNISHAIRKYSKPLIIAMNKADAADDATLKRLAEAADGMAVPTCAETELALKKAAKAKLVSYLPGDDSFKIADPSKLNAGQKNALGMMEAHVKRFRGTGVQQCLEKAAFDLLDLIIVYPVEDEAKLTDHDGRVLPDAFLVPKGTTAKELAYKVHTDLGENFIRAINVRTHRTVGNDYVLQSDDVITIVSRK; encoded by the coding sequence ATGCAGATCGGTATAGTTGGAAAGCCCAATGTGGGCAAGTCCACATTCTTCAGCGCCGCCACCATGGCCAGCGCCGAGATCGCCGCCTACCCCTTCACCACCATCAAGGCGAACAAGGGCGTCGCGTTCGTCCGCGGCAAGTGCCCGCATGTCGACTTCGATACCCAGTGCGTGCCCCGCAACGCGGGGTGCGAGAACGGCACCAGGCTGGTGCCGGTCGAACTGCTGGACGTGGCGGGGCTGGTCCCCGACGCCTGGCAGGGGCGCGGCCTGGGCAATCAGTTCCTGGACGATCTACGGCAGGCCAGCGTGCTCATCCACGTGGTCGACGCTTCAGGAGCGACGGACCTCGAGGGCAACTCCGTGCCTCCCGGCTCGCACGACCCGGTGGAGGACGTCAAGTTCCTGGAACGGGAGATAGCGTTCTGGATCAGAGGCATCCTGGACAAGGGCTGGGAGAAGGCGGCGAGGCAGGCGCACCTAACCAACCAGTCCATGGAGCCGGTCATCCACGATCGATTGACGGGACTGGGCGTCACCGAGGCCCAGATCAGCGCGGCCCTGCGGGACGTCCACCCGCCGGAGAACCCCATGAATTGGGACCCTGAGGTCATGCTCAACATCTCCCACGCCATCCGCAAGTACTCCAAGCCCCTGATCATCGCCATGAACAAGGCCGACGCGGCCGACGACGCCACGCTGAAGCGCCTCGCGGAGGCCGCGGACGGCATGGCCGTGCCCACCTGCGCGGAGACCGAGCTTGCTCTCAAGAAAGCGGCCAAGGCCAAGCTGGTCAGCTACCTTCCGGGCGATGACAGTTTCAAGATAGCGGACCCGTCCAAGCTCAACGCCGGCCAGAAGAACGCCCTGGGCATGATGGAGGCCCACGTGAAGCGGTTCCGCGGCACCGGGGTGCAGCAATGCCTGGAGAAGGCGGCGTTCGACCTCCTCGACCTCATCATCGTGTACCCGGTGGAGGACGAGGCCAAGCTCACCGACCACGACGGGCGGGTGCTGCCGGACGCCTTCCTGGTGCCGAAAGGGACCACGGCAAAAGAGCTGGCGTACAAGGTCCACACCGACCTGGGAGAAAACTTTATCCGGGCGATCAACGTGAGAACGCACAGGACGGTCGGCAACGATTATGTTCTGCAAAGCGATGACGTGATCACGATCGTCTCCAGGAAGTGA
- a CDS encoding DNA-directed DNA polymerase, which translates to MGQWDVRLLSATYRRVDNDQLTIELYGTLDDGRSITARYTGFEPYFDVVEPSPTTIEQLRKDPDVRRVEERKVFYKGKLRPSARVVVRFPWLVPDFRSRLRRDYDVLAADIPFHHRFIYDFDLGACVRIYGQEAVGEYLTDLVVDIDPVDGKNAPRFDTLPPFNPDLKVMSFDIENSIKDGNVLTICYAIREGGELRLGEPITGEEKDIIDAFTKVIQDEDPDVITGYNIDNYDIPTLFERGKVSRAGKLAWGRDLSEPRKVGMRGWRCNGRLVVDAWWAAKIALRPKQETLNHVAKLCLGEEKLDVEPSKMDDEWRDDRAKVMRYCQKDAELALRILEYVGTLRKTMDLAAVSKLPMEDVQTSGNSSLIDSILIREADRVPEPFGPVGVPLTGNFDDDEEAIEGGYVHTIEPGLYHWVIVLDFKSMYPSLIINKNICFTTLSDVGTIEAPNGARFLSREQKEGLLPKILRELMKQRDDIKKMMRETKDPDEYRYYDGLQNAVKVLMNAVYGVFASSFYRFTDRNIGSAITAFARETVKTLIARLGEEGHKVIYSDTDSIFVESPHKNLEDTVKFGQEIADRFSREVSQMEFQKVLEPLFSHGKKKRYVGRSVWPDQELLIRGYETRRSDAFDLQSEVLMTVFEKILDGKPEEAVKVARDAVQKAMDCKAPIEELVISRTCKSFNSYKDPDSQANVQAARKMMHLGYDFIPGMKVSWIVTDSRKTPQEVEPYISGRTFEHKPDCKYYAERIAQTAARATEVFGWGEKDLMTGSQQVTLFDSAFSSGPEPPRKKKEGSAKKTSKSLDLRDFM; encoded by the coding sequence TTGGGCCAATGGGACGTCCGCCTTCTATCGGCCACCTATCGCAGGGTGGATAACGACCAGCTCACCATAGAGCTGTACGGCACGCTGGACGACGGACGCTCCATTACCGCTCGGTACACCGGCTTCGAGCCGTACTTCGATGTCGTGGAGCCATCCCCCACGACCATCGAGCAGCTGCGCAAGGACCCCGATGTCCGCAGGGTCGAGGAGAGGAAGGTGTTCTACAAGGGAAAACTGCGGCCTTCCGCGAGAGTGGTGGTGCGATTCCCCTGGCTTGTGCCCGATTTTCGCTCCCGGCTGAGGCGGGACTACGACGTCCTGGCCGCCGATATCCCGTTCCACCACCGGTTCATCTACGACTTCGACCTGGGCGCCTGCGTCCGGATATACGGCCAGGAGGCGGTGGGGGAGTACCTCACCGACCTGGTAGTGGATATCGACCCTGTCGATGGAAAGAACGCCCCGAGGTTCGACACCTTGCCGCCGTTCAACCCCGACCTCAAGGTGATGTCGTTCGACATCGAGAACTCCATCAAGGACGGCAACGTGCTCACGATATGCTACGCCATCCGCGAGGGCGGGGAGCTCCGGTTGGGAGAACCGATCACTGGTGAGGAGAAGGACATCATAGACGCGTTCACCAAGGTCATCCAGGACGAGGACCCCGACGTCATCACCGGGTACAACATCGACAATTACGACATACCGACGCTGTTCGAGAGGGGCAAGGTGTCCAGGGCCGGGAAGCTGGCGTGGGGGCGGGACCTCAGCGAGCCTCGAAAGGTAGGGATGCGGGGGTGGCGCTGCAACGGCCGTTTGGTAGTAGATGCGTGGTGGGCCGCCAAGATCGCGCTGCGCCCAAAGCAGGAAACGCTCAACCACGTGGCCAAGCTGTGCCTGGGCGAGGAGAAGCTGGACGTGGAGCCGTCCAAGATGGACGACGAATGGAGGGACGACCGCGCCAAGGTGATGAGGTACTGCCAGAAGGACGCCGAGCTCGCCCTCCGCATCCTGGAGTACGTGGGCACGCTGCGCAAGACCATGGACCTGGCAGCGGTGTCCAAGCTGCCCATGGAAGACGTCCAGACCTCCGGGAACTCGTCCCTCATCGACTCCATCCTGATCAGGGAGGCCGACCGCGTTCCGGAGCCGTTCGGCCCGGTGGGCGTGCCACTAACCGGCAACTTCGATGACGACGAGGAGGCCATCGAGGGCGGGTATGTTCACACCATCGAGCCGGGGCTGTACCACTGGGTCATCGTGCTGGACTTCAAGTCGATGTACCCCTCGCTCATCATCAACAAGAACATCTGCTTCACCACGCTGAGCGACGTCGGAACGATAGAGGCGCCCAACGGGGCGCGCTTCCTCTCCAGGGAGCAGAAGGAGGGGCTGCTGCCCAAGATCCTCCGGGAGCTGATGAAGCAGAGGGACGACATCAAGAAGATGATGAGGGAAACGAAGGACCCCGACGAGTACCGCTACTACGACGGTCTCCAGAACGCCGTCAAGGTCCTCATGAACGCCGTGTACGGCGTGTTCGCCTCCTCGTTCTACCGCTTCACGGACCGCAACATCGGGAGCGCCATCACCGCGTTCGCCAGGGAGACCGTCAAGACCCTCATCGCCAGGCTAGGTGAAGAGGGCCACAAGGTCATTTATTCAGACACCGATTCTATTTTTGTAGAGTCACCTCATAAGAATCTGGAAGACACCGTGAAGTTCGGGCAGGAGATCGCCGACCGGTTCTCCCGAGAGGTCTCCCAGATGGAGTTCCAGAAGGTACTGGAACCGCTGTTCTCCCACGGCAAGAAGAAGCGCTATGTAGGCCGCTCAGTGTGGCCGGACCAGGAGCTGCTGATCCGCGGCTACGAGACCAGGAGGAGCGATGCCTTCGACCTCCAGAGCGAGGTGCTGATGACGGTGTTCGAGAAGATCCTTGATGGCAAGCCGGAGGAGGCGGTGAAGGTGGCCCGCGACGCCGTGCAGAAGGCCATGGACTGCAAGGCCCCCATCGAGGAGCTGGTCATATCGCGTACCTGCAAGTCCTTCAACTCCTACAAGGACCCCGATTCCCAGGCCAACGTCCAGGCGGCCAGGAAGATGATGCATCTCGGCTATGACTTCATCCCGGGGATGAAGGTCTCCTGGATCGTGACCGATTCCCGAAAGACCCCGCAGGAGGTGGAGCCGTACATCAGCGGGCGCACGTTCGAGCACAAGCCGGACTGCAAGTACTACGCCGAGAGGATCGCCCAGACCGCCGCCAGGGCTACTGAGGTGTTCGGCTGGGGCGAGAAGGACCTCATGACCGGCTCGCAGCAGGTGACCCTTTTCGACAGCGCCTTCTCCTCCGGGCCGGAGCCGCCGAGGAAGAAGAAGGAAGGGTCGGCCAAGAAGACCAGCAAGAGCCTCGACCTGCGAGATTTTATGTGA
- a CDS encoding sulfite exporter TauE/SafE family protein, which yields MDPLIALGIFIAAIVAGLVGALFGIGGGIVIIPVLTIAFGLDIKEAIGASLIGVIASSTGAASRYLSSGLVNIRLGMVMEPFTAAGSIVGAIIAVYLDQAALAAAFGAILVYSAYSMLRKTEAAIPAQDCCYSGLSGRYVDQRTGEEVCYEVRHLRRGLGASFLAGNMAGLLGLGGGLVKVPAMNLWMGVPLRAATATSNFMIGVTALAGAAVFYANGLISPVLAATVAVGVFAGATLGTRVSGRIAVASLRKYFAALLLIVSLLMFLRAAGISVGV from the coding sequence ATGGACCCCCTGATCGCCCTGGGCATCTTCATCGCCGCCATCGTGGCCGGCCTGGTGGGGGCGCTGTTCGGCATAGGAGGGGGCATAGTCATCATCCCCGTGCTGACCATCGCTTTCGGGCTCGACATCAAGGAGGCCATCGGCGCCAGCCTCATCGGGGTCATCGCCTCGTCCACCGGCGCGGCCTCCCGCTACCTGAGCAGCGGGCTGGTTAATATCCGCCTGGGCATGGTCATGGAGCCCTTCACCGCCGCCGGCTCCATCGTCGGCGCGATCATCGCGGTGTACCTCGATCAGGCGGCCCTGGCGGCGGCCTTCGGCGCCATCCTCGTATACAGCGCGTACTCCATGCTCAGGAAGACTGAGGCCGCCATTCCCGCCCAGGACTGCTGCTATTCCGGCCTCTCGGGCCGCTACGTCGACCAGCGAACCGGGGAGGAGGTCTGCTACGAGGTGCGGCACCTCCGCCGGGGGCTGGGGGCGAGCTTCCTGGCCGGGAACATGGCCGGCCTGCTGGGCCTGGGGGGCGGGCTGGTGAAGGTGCCGGCGATGAACCTGTGGATGGGGGTGCCCCTGAGAGCGGCGACCGCCACCTCCAACTTCATGATCGGGGTGACGGCGCTCGCCGGCGCGGCCGTCTTCTACGCCAACGGCCTCATATCCCCGGTGCTGGCGGCGACGGTGGCCGTGGGGGTCTTCGCCGGCGCCACCCTGGGAACGAGAGTGTCCGGACGCATCGCCGTGGCCTCGCTGCGGAAGTACTTCGCGGCCCTGCTGCTCATCGTCTCCCTGCTCATGTTCCTCCGTGCGGCCGGGATAAGCGTGGGGGTGTGA
- a CDS encoding C1 family peptidase, whose protein sequence is MDISLMESLRQAVGERDPDKDYNVIIDGHGTGLAPPTAEAWEDMVGNVIVLDGLAETLGSAPASVDLSADPCFPQVGNQGNQGSCAAWAMAYYCYGYLEAKDNGWTEASIGNASQLLSPAWAYNRVNGGTDSGTVMSQIGDVITDWGIPTLSAMPYDDTDLLSWGDEAASREAPLHRAYETVMVPLNEDTVDILKALLASGTPVTFGLAADNFENFGDDLVLSSAEYDASMALDHAQTLVGYDSSIADDGDVGAFRVVNSWGSSWGDNGYYWLTYEALEEIGDGIMLTYIVDREDYSPSLLAVWHLDGPTANDREFEIGIGGQASPLGKVAPLFVPSNQSHSPFMCLDISDLEGLYNTDPAEFFLSVGLGTGYVQISSFRVERYSATYVPGSPSQVSPQSPDAGANVPGTVRAFLYDYPSTSLDQATGTSLTLGTTGAAGWFPFSGESSEGGTSAQSGDVSDGGMTEMTVIVSGPGAIYFDWKVSGDKGTDEMTFKVNGAIVDSATSTAWQSKSIALESGTNELTWSYERNGNGGGCAWVDNIYWSTVQDTAPPTLTIDSPSDAQILSSGSVTLDWSGHSPAGIDRCEVRVDGGDWSIAASPAQLELDDGDHTVEVRLSDNAGRTVVREVSFTIDRFPRGTICGTLVDQQGRPVEGATITLSDGQHAMTDPNGSFSFQASPGDYTVSISAAGFDDRTMSVSSIGGEVRSLGAVSLSASSDPDDTIWTYLIIGIVVAALLVMAVVLVRARR, encoded by the coding sequence ATGGACATCTCTCTGATGGAATCACTGAGGCAGGCGGTCGGGGAGCGGGACCCTGATAAAGATTATAATGTTATCATAGACGGGCACGGCACCGGCCTGGCCCCGCCGACCGCGGAGGCCTGGGAAGATATGGTCGGGAACGTTATCGTACTGGATGGCCTGGCCGAGACCCTGGGGAGCGCTCCCGCTTCGGTGGACCTCTCGGCCGACCCGTGTTTCCCTCAGGTCGGCAACCAGGGCAACCAGGGCTCCTGTGCGGCCTGGGCTATGGCCTATTACTGCTACGGATATCTAGAGGCCAAGGACAACGGGTGGACCGAGGCCTCCATCGGGAACGCATCGCAGCTCCTCTCGCCGGCATGGGCCTATAATCGGGTCAACGGGGGGACGGACTCTGGTACGGTCATGAGCCAGATCGGGGACGTCATCACGGATTGGGGGATCCCGACCCTTTCGGCCATGCCCTATGATGACACGGACCTCCTGAGCTGGGGCGATGAGGCCGCCTCCCGGGAGGCTCCCCTGCACCGCGCCTATGAGACCGTGATGGTCCCCCTTAACGAGGACACCGTGGATATCTTAAAGGCCCTTCTGGCTTCCGGGACTCCCGTGACCTTCGGACTGGCCGCTGATAATTTCGAAAATTTCGGGGACGACCTCGTGCTGTCCTCGGCGGAGTACGATGCCTCAATGGCCCTAGATCATGCCCAGACCCTTGTCGGCTACGATAGCTCCATCGCCGACGATGGCGATGTAGGAGCGTTCAGGGTGGTCAACTCCTGGGGTTCCTCGTGGGGCGACAACGGATACTACTGGCTCACCTACGAGGCGCTGGAGGAGATCGGGGACGGCATAATGCTCACCTATATTGTCGACCGGGAGGACTATTCCCCGAGCCTTCTGGCAGTATGGCATCTTGACGGCCCCACGGCCAACGACCGCGAGTTCGAGATCGGCATAGGTGGTCAAGCCTCGCCCTTGGGGAAAGTAGCTCCGCTGTTCGTCCCGTCCAACCAAAGCCATTCGCCATTCATGTGCCTGGACATATCGGACCTTGAGGGCCTGTACAACACCGACCCGGCCGAATTCTTCCTGAGCGTCGGTCTTGGGACAGGATATGTGCAGATCTCTTCGTTCCGCGTGGAGAGGTATTCAGCGACCTATGTCCCGGGTTCGCCTTCCCAGGTCTCTCCCCAATCGCCCGACGCGGGCGCCAACGTTCCGGGCACGGTAAGGGCGTTCCTCTATGATTACCCATCCACTTCCCTGGATCAGGCTACCGGCACCTCCCTGACCTTAGGGACCACCGGCGCCGCTGGCTGGTTCCCCTTCAGCGGCGAGTCCTCCGAGGGCGGTACCTCTGCTCAGAGCGGGGACGTCTCCGACGGGGGAATGACGGAGATGACTGTTATCGTCAGCGGTCCGGGGGCCATCTATTTTGACTGGAAGGTGTCGGGGGATAAAGGTACGGATGAGATGACCTTCAAAGTGAACGGGGCGATCGTCGATTCAGCTACTTCTACGGCGTGGCAAAGCAAGAGCATTGCTCTAGAAAGCGGCACCAATGAACTGACGTGGTCGTACGAGCGCAACGGCAACGGCGGCGGCTGCGCATGGGTGGACAATATATACTGGAGCACGGTCCAGGATACCGCCCCGCCGACACTAACCATCGATTCGCCCTCGGACGCCCAGATCCTCAGCTCCGGCAGCGTCACGCTCGATTGGAGCGGCCACTCCCCTGCAGGCATAGATCGCTGCGAGGTCCGTGTGGACGGAGGGGACTGGAGCATCGCAGCCTCGCCGGCACAGCTGGAGCTGGACGACGGGGACCACACCGTAGAGGTCAGGCTGTCGGACAATGCCGGAAGGACCGTGGTGCGCGAGGTCTCGTTCACGATCGACCGCTTCCCTCGGGGCACGATCTGCGGGACCCTCGTTGACCAGCAGGGCCGTCCAGTGGAAGGGGCGACGATCACTCTCAGCGATGGGCAACATGCAATGACCGATCCCAACGGCTCCTTCTCCTTCCAGGCATCTCCGGGCGACTACACTGTCTCGATATCCGCGGCCGGCTTCGATGATCGGACCATGAGCGTGTCATCCATAGGCGGCGAGGTCAGAAGTCTCGGGGCCGTGAGCCTGAGCGCCTCCAGTGACCCTGATGACACGATCTGGACGTACCTGATTATCGGCATCGTCGTAGCGGCATTGCTCGTTATGGCAGTGGTGCTGGTGCGGGCCAGGAGGTGA
- a CDS encoding MFS transporter — protein MGKRRENDEKWYYSFLPNNMAGGSTSPLIPLFITEALSGSIAQVGLISAVTSAASVPSNILWGNLSDAAKKRRMFVLIGFAGMAMAMLMMGFSTSVPQYLLANFVLGMLSTASVPVGTVLILESYKKEEWAKRLADFSKVSGVGWLIGLALGTVWLTSFTEGDPATPMRALFLLAAGLSLVSVFLAYKWVPEPEEKVDRRTLSGALSKVPLFTFERARYLPQRIMYVLKIGTHSLRRDNFPANLRRYYAFIFVMTTGFLCFYVTLPIYLKQEAGMSSSNVFLIYMASSLVSALAYSRAGRLVPKVGSKRLQAAAVAGRGVLFPMFFLVTMVGMPYELLLLTFCVLHGLVGFCWANISVAGNHIVSNICKEERRAESSGMYNAMQGVGTIAGALIGGFVAQYFGYMVVFVLASAFLAVGLGMLLRIDLGDEPAKAESAAAAQG, from the coding sequence ATGGGAAAGCGCAGAGAGAACGATGAGAAGTGGTACTACTCGTTCCTGCCGAACAACATGGCCGGCGGGAGCACCTCTCCCCTAATCCCATTGTTCATCACCGAGGCGCTGTCCGGCAGCATCGCCCAGGTCGGCCTCATCAGCGCGGTGACCTCCGCCGCCTCGGTCCCCTCGAACATCCTGTGGGGCAACCTGTCGGACGCGGCCAAGAAGCGGCGCATGTTCGTCCTCATCGGCTTCGCCGGGATGGCCATGGCCATGCTCATGATGGGGTTCTCCACCTCGGTCCCCCAGTACCTTCTGGCCAACTTCGTGCTGGGGATGCTGTCGACGGCGTCGGTGCCGGTGGGTACGGTCCTCATACTGGAATCGTACAAGAAAGAGGAATGGGCCAAGCGGCTGGCCGACTTCAGCAAGGTCAGCGGGGTGGGCTGGCTCATCGGCCTGGCCCTGGGCACGGTCTGGCTCACATCCTTCACCGAGGGTGATCCCGCCACCCCCATGCGCGCGCTCTTCCTCCTGGCGGCCGGCCTCTCCCTGGTCTCCGTGTTCCTGGCCTACAAGTGGGTCCCCGAGCCGGAGGAGAAGGTGGACCGCCGGACCCTCAGCGGCGCGCTGAGCAAGGTGCCCCTGTTCACCTTCGAGAGGGCGAGGTACCTCCCGCAGCGCATAATGTACGTGCTCAAGATCGGCACCCACAGCCTGCGCCGGGACAACTTCCCGGCCAACCTGCGGAGGTACTACGCGTTCATCTTCGTGATGACCACGGGGTTCCTGTGCTTCTACGTCACTCTGCCCATCTATCTGAAGCAGGAGGCGGGGATGAGCAGCTCGAACGTGTTCCTCATCTATATGGCTTCCTCGCTGGTGTCCGCTCTGGCTTATTCGCGGGCGGGCAGGCTTGTCCCCAAGGTCGGCAGCAAGAGGCTGCAGGCCGCGGCGGTGGCGGGGAGGGGGGTGCTGTTCCCGATGTTCTTCCTGGTGACGATGGTCGGCATGCCGTACGAGCTGCTGCTCCTGACGTTCTGCGTCCTCCACGGCCTGGTGGGGTTCTGCTGGGCCAATATCTCCGTGGCAGGGAATCACATCGTGTCCAACATATGCAAGGAGGAGCGCCGCGCCGAGTCCTCCGGGATGTACAATGCCATGCAGGGGGTCGGCACCATCGCCGGAGCACTGATCGGCGGGTTCGTCGCGCAGTACTTCGGATATATGGTGGTGTTCGTGCTGGCCTCGGCGTTCCTGGCGGTAGGGCTGGGCATGCTGCTGAGGATCGACCTCGGAGATGAGCCGGCGAAGGCGGAGAGCGCTGCGGCGGCCCAGGGATGA
- the rsmA gene encoding 16S rRNA (adenine(1518)-N(6)/adenine(1519)-N(6))-dimethyltransferase RsmA, with the protein MNPSEIVETLAKLGVTPTKGKGQNFLTDDRVADRQVEFAGIGKDDIVLEVGPGLGVLTHRLASKAKKVVAIEADRKLAEYLRGTLPENVELVEADALEVDFPPFDQMVSNLPYSISSPIIFKLLDYRFDKAVVMLQKEFADRMVARPGTDDYSRLTVNVFYRADCRILERVPASRFWPAPKVDSAVVEIVPRPAPFAVKSEKLFLSLVDSLFQHRRKKIGTILKMIGMVDAEQKASLPYVDLRVEALAPQQIGELADAVHDVRKK; encoded by the coding sequence ATGAACCCCTCCGAGATCGTGGAGACGCTGGCGAAGCTGGGCGTGACGCCCACCAAGGGCAAGGGGCAGAACTTCCTCACCGATGACCGCGTGGCCGACCGGCAGGTGGAGTTCGCCGGGATCGGCAAGGACGACATCGTCCTGGAGGTCGGCCCGGGATTGGGGGTCCTGACACATCGCCTCGCCTCCAAGGCGAAAAAGGTCGTGGCCATAGAGGCCGACCGCAAGCTGGCCGAGTACCTCAGAGGCACGCTTCCGGAGAACGTCGAGCTGGTGGAGGCCGATGCGCTGGAGGTCGACTTCCCTCCGTTCGACCAGATGGTCTCCAACCTCCCCTACTCCATCTCCTCGCCGATCATCTTCAAGCTCCTCGACTACAGGTTCGACAAAGCCGTGGTAATGCTCCAGAAGGAGTTCGCCGACCGCATGGTGGCCAGGCCGGGTACCGACGACTATTCCCGCCTCACCGTGAACGTGTTCTACCGGGCGGACTGCCGCATCCTCGAGCGCGTGCCCGCGTCCCGCTTCTGGCCAGCTCCTAAGGTCGACTCCGCGGTGGTCGAGATCGTGCCGCGTCCGGCCCCGTTCGCGGTGAAGAGCGAGAAGCTGTTCCTCAGCCTGGTGGACTCGCTGTTCCAGCACCGGCGCAAAAAGATAGGCACCATCCTCAAGATGATCGGGATGGTCGATGCGGAGCAGAAGGCCTCGCTCCCTTACGTCGACCTGAGAGTGGAGGCCCTGGCCCCGCAGCAGATCGGAGAGCTGGCCGACGCCGTGCACGATGTGCGGAAAAAGTGA